CCCGTGCAGGAGGCAACCTGGTCATTTTTCCCTGTTTGCCCGACCGCGGGATGACGCAGAAACCCTGCACCATCCTTCGAAACGCCATTTCAATAGAACCATCCGGACAGGAGACCATTGATTCTCCGTTGATCGATGTTTTTGACCTCAAAGATGTCAAGTGTGCCAATCCGCAGATCATTTATTCCGATAGCGCCCTCACCGGTGCGGAAATCATTGCCCGGACCATCCGGGGTTCCTGCTGCGGATTCACCAAAGAGCTTGGCAACGGATCGCTGACCCATCTTGGTACCTGGCTGGGATTTGATACAGAAGGGCACAAACCGGTCTATGAAGCCATTTTAAGGCGCTCCGGCGCAAAGTTAAGGCAGGCTGAGGCCAGCAACGATTCTATTACTGTCAGAGAGCGCTTTACCGATTCGGGTTCGGGCATCCTTTTCATCGGGAACTACTATAATGAGGAACAAGCAGGCAGCGTTACGTACACCCATCCCCGAAATGGTGAGCGTATTTTCATACCTTACCACGGGAGAGAGATCGTATGGCCGGCTCTGTATGGAGTGCTCACACCGCTTTGTATGACTGTCGCTGACGGGATCACCATTCTGCACAGCACCTCTGATATCCTTGGAATTGAAATGGCTGACGGTCAGATAAGGATCACGCTCTTTGGAGACCGGGACCTGGCAGGGGAGATCGTGTTTGAAGGTACAAACGTGACGAAGATCAAATCTGCGAGAATATGTGATACAGCTGTAGAGATGATTCACGTCGGTAAACGTATTGTATTCAGATATGACCATAAACACAGGAGAGTAATTGTCTTGAATATTAAATTGAATTGAATCTTGCTAAAAAGCTGATGTATATTATGATGTAATTCCTTTGTAATTAGCGTATTATGAAATTTTATTTTGCATTCTTTGAATGATGCCGAAGGCATCGAACACTTATAGAATAAATGAATCAATACTTTACTACCGATTCCAAAGGAGTCGGACAAAACACCTTGAGGAGCGGTTTTTATTTGAATGGAATGAATAGTACGATGCCTTCGGCTTCGGTATCATTTGCTGGATCATCGTTCTATATACGTTTGATCACTAAGGGTTCAAATTAATTAGATCAGTAGTATTTTACAGGTATTTTAGCATTAACATCAAAATGATCATAAAGAATTCCCAAGGCCTTTCCATCAATTTCCTGGAAAATGGCACCATAAAAAGCATTGAAGCCAATTCCATCCGGATTAGCCTTAAGCCGTCGGCAATGTTTTCCAGATCCGGTGCGAATCTGTATCTGAGAAAACGATCAAAAAACATTGAATATAAAGCACTTTTGGGTCCGGACGGCAACAGCCGGTTCATCGTTCGGGATAATGTTTATGCAGCACAGGGAAACTGGGGAGGTATTGATTATAGGGTTGTTCTTCAACCCTCACCGGCAAGCCTCAGCTGGCGTTTTTTTACTGAAATTGTCAATCGTTCCGCTGATCCTGTCGAGCTCGATCTGGTCAGTATGCAGGATGTCGGTTTGAAGCAGGCGACGGACGGGTTGATCAATGAATATTATGTCAGCCAGTACCTTGAGCGGCGAATCCTTGAGGATCAACGGTTCGGAGCCGTCGTTTGCTGCCGCCAGAACATGCGGGAGCCCACAGGCAATCCCTGGCTGATGGTGGCGTGCACGAACGGTGCACTGTCCGCCGGCACGGATGGCATGCAGTTCTTTGGAAAAACCTGCCGTGCCACAGGCATTCCGGAAGGACTGACCGCAGACAGACTGGGGGGAGAGTATGCCGGAGAATCTTCCTTCGTTGCTTTGCAGGAAAGACCATTTCGGCTGGATCCAGGAGAACACTACAGCAGCATATTTCTTTACGTCTATTTACCCGATCATCCGCTGGCAACCTCCTGCGATGATCTGGACCGGATACCGGAGATCCTGGCTGAGTTTACAGATGAGCTGACCGCTCCCCTGACTGGTCAATGGAAGACCCCTGCCAGGAATTTATTCAATACCTCCGTTTTTTTACCCGTTGACGACCTGAATGAAGAGGAGTTGATCCAGTTTTTTGGCAAGGAGCGTCGTCATTGCGAAAGAGAAGATGGCCGGTTATTGTCGTTTTTTTGCCGGCAAAATGATCATGTGGTGCTTCGGGCCAAAGAAATCCGTACCGATCGGCCCCACGCGCATATTATCCAGGCCAGGAAAGGATTTCTTCCGGATGAAAACGTTCTTTCCACCACTTCTTTTGCTTCAGGTGTCTTCAATTCGCATCTGTCGCAGGGGAACACCAATTTCAATGTGCTGCTTTCCATTTGCACAAGCCAGTTCAATACCGAACTGGAAGCAGGGCAGAGGATCTTTGTTGAGATCAGAGGACAGTATTTTTTGCTTGGCGTTCCTTCTGCTTTTGAGATGGGACTGAATCATTGCCGCTGGATTTACAAACATGGTGATCATTGTTTTCAGATACGTACGTGGACATCCGGACAATTTCCGATGGTTCATACGGACTTTCGGGTGATCCGTGGGAATAAAGTAAAGCTATTGATTACAAATGATTTCGATACGTTGAATGCTTGGAAAGTTGCACCTGGTCATTCACCTGGCGATTATGTGGTAAAACCAAAGTACGGTAGCATGATCATGGAGAAATTTCCAAATGCTCGGTTCAGGATAGTGATCAATAGTGCCCCTTCCGATGTTCAGCCATATGGAGATGAAGTGTTGAATCCGGACCGGAATCATCGGGGAAGCTCTTTGTTCGTTTTAAGGGTGGATCAAGTCTCTGATTTTTATATGAGCTTCATCGGTGAAGTATGTTCTTCCGCCGATGCCGGAACGATGGAGAATGCAGAAGAGCAGTTCGTGAAGGATTGCCGGGAGGCGCAATCAGCCTGGCAGGAACTTGGTATGAACCTGAAAATGGATGGTGAGCAGCCAGACATTGCTGCCATCCGGGAAATCCTGCCCTGGTATGGTTTGAATGCGTTGACCCATTATTTAACGCCCTACGGGCTGGAGCAATTCAGCGGGGCGGCGTGGGGGACGCGGGATGTCGCCCAGGGCCCGGTTGATCTGCTGCTGACCGTGGGAAAATATCAGGAAGCAAAGCAGGTGCTGATGGTCATCTTTTCCAATCAGAACCCCGACGGAGGCTGGCCACAGTGGTGGATGTTCGACAGCTACCAAACGATCAGGGCT
The nucleotide sequence above comes from Bacteroidales bacterium. Encoded proteins:
- a CDS encoding amylo-alpha-1,6-glucosidase translates to MIIKNSQGLSINFLENGTIKSIEANSIRISLKPSAMFSRSGANLYLRKRSKNIEYKALLGPDGNSRFIVRDNVYAAQGNWGGIDYRVVLQPSPASLSWRFFTEIVNRSADPVELDLVSMQDVGLKQATDGLINEYYVSQYLERRILEDQRFGAVVCCRQNMREPTGNPWLMVACTNGALSAGTDGMQFFGKTCRATGIPEGLTADRLGGEYAGESSFVALQERPFRLDPGEHYSSIFLYVYLPDHPLATSCDDLDRIPEILAEFTDELTAPLTGQWKTPARNLFNTSVFLPVDDLNEEELIQFFGKERRHCEREDGRLLSFFCRQNDHVVLRAKEIRTDRPHAHIIQARKGFLPDENVLSTTSFASGVFNSHLSQGNTNFNVLLSICTSQFNTELEAGQRIFVEIRGQYFLLGVPSAFEMGLNHCRWIYKHGDHCFQIRTWTSGQFPMVHTDFRVIRGNKVKLLITNDFDTLNAWKVAPGHSPGDYVVKPKYGSMIMEKFPNARFRIVINSAPSDVQPYGDEVLNPDRNHRGSSLFVLRVDQVSDFYMSFIGEVCSSADAGTMENAEEQFVKDCREAQSAWQELGMNLKMDGEQPDIAAIREILPWYGLNALTHYLTPYGLEQFSGAAWGTRDVAQGPVDLLLTVGKYQEAKQVLMVIFSNQNPDGGWPQWWMFDSYQTIRADSSHGDIFYWCIIALANYIKITGDVDILKEILPYYNEPGTDAVEKTPLSEHLDRLIRMIIQSFIPGTALVPFDGGDWNDSLQPVSKELAQSMISSWTVEMNYQAFKEYQQVYELTGNTAKAREMGDICEKIKDGFNKHLVKDGIVAGYGLVDADGHIRVLFHPGDDKTGIHYSLLPLERGILSEIFTLGQAHHHMDLIEEHLKGPDGARLMDRPLRYIGGIQKLFQRAESATHFGREIGLMYIHEHIRYAEALARLGRAEAFVKALRQAIPVGYRDIVPCGDIRQANCYYSSSDVAFRNRYEADERYDEIRMGKLTLRGGWRVYSSGPGIYISLIVRRLFGLRTKSGNVIIDPVLPTSMDGLSASIDFLDRRIRFNYSIQEGNYSPKAISINGEPIQFTVEENRYRPGGAVIDKDQFTAKLGMKENVVVIRL